The Armatimonadota bacterium genome has a segment encoding these proteins:
- the sigH gene encoding RNA polymerase sporulation sigma factor SigH, protein MAVARKEATSSCYTEMLDEDLVEAAKRGDDRASEYLINKYRNFVRVKAKAYFLVGADREDIIQEGMIGLYKAIRDFRRDKLSSFRAFAELCITRQIITAIKTATRQKHIPLNSYISLNKPIYDEDSDRTLLDVISGMKVADPEELVINRETSARMRDRIRRNLSELEHQVLTAYLEGKSYQEMAAELRRHVKSIDNALQRVKRKLEKNLEQDD, encoded by the coding sequence GTGGCGGTTGCCCGAAAGGAAGCCACTTCATCCTGCTATACGGAGATGCTCGATGAGGATCTGGTGGAGGCGGCGAAACGGGGGGATGATCGGGCTTCAGAATACCTGATCAACAAGTACCGGAACTTCGTCCGCGTGAAGGCCAAGGCCTACTTCCTGGTAGGGGCTGACCGGGAAGATATCATCCAGGAAGGGATGATTGGGCTTTACAAGGCCATCCGGGATTTTCGGCGCGACAAGCTCAGCTCTTTCCGGGCTTTTGCGGAACTGTGCATCACCCGCCAGATCATCACCGCCATCAAAACCGCAACCCGCCAGAAGCACATCCCGCTCAACTCCTACATCTCCCTCAACAAGCCCATCTACGACGAGGACTCGGATCGCACGCTCCTCGACGTGATCAGCGGCATGAAGGTGGCGGACCCTGAGGAGCTGGTCATCAATCGGGAGACCTCCGCCCGGATGCGGGACAGGATCCGGCGTAACCTCAGCGAGCTGGAGCATCAGGTCCTCACCGCGTACCTGGAGGGCAAGTCCTATCAGGAGATGGCCGCGGAACTGCGGCGGCATGTGAAGTCCATCGACAACGCCCTCCAGCGGGTGAAGCGCAAGCTGGAGAAGAACCTGGAGCAGGACGACTAG
- a CDS encoding VanW family protein, whose product MRARWGAVILLAVTGAIPVAYAAQELQFAGRILPGVWVQDVPVGGKAVGEARMLLRNRTDARFRRPLSVRVSPPGQIWMWRRTPQELGFTPDLASVLREAYAVGRTGSLMDRMQARWRLWRRPVVLRIPIRRQPERLEAFLREAARAVYRSPRDARFWVDDQGVRILPSQDGVALDEAAARQRLVRAVVEGRDVVDLPLRVIRPRLTTEGAAALGIREVVAEFRTRITPDPDRTHNILLTARLLRGRLLRTGEVFSFNAVVGPRTPARSFRPAPVILNDEFVPGDGGGVCQVSSTLFNAALLAGLTILSRTNHSIPVGYLPIGRDATVVYGSVDLVFRNDDPPLLLWAEVRNGELRVRFYGRRPPDRQVEILVTDVVRLPPPEGWVVRADPELPEGVVKVLPPRPGFRATTWRVVREGGRVVRREVVARSFYRPIPATVKMGVRSLARAPRSP is encoded by the coding sequence GTGCGGGCGCGGTGGGGTGCCGTGATCCTGCTCGCGGTCACGGGGGCCATCCCCGTGGCCTACGCGGCGCAGGAACTTCAGTTCGCGGGCCGCATCCTTCCCGGTGTGTGGGTGCAAGACGTGCCCGTGGGCGGGAAGGCCGTGGGAGAGGCGAGGATGCTGCTGCGGAACCGGACGGACGCCCGGTTCCGCCGTCCCCTCTCCGTGCGTGTCTCCCCTCCGGGGCAGATCTGGATGTGGCGGCGGACTCCGCAGGAGCTCGGGTTCACCCCCGACCTTGCCTCTGTACTGCGGGAAGCGTACGCCGTGGGGCGCACCGGCAGCCTCATGGACCGGATGCAGGCTCGCTGGCGGTTGTGGCGCAGGCCCGTGGTGCTCCGAATCCCGATCCGGAGGCAGCCAGAACGGCTGGAAGCCTTCCTCCGCGAAGCCGCGCGCGCGGTCTACAGATCCCCCCGGGACGCCCGGTTCTGGGTGGATGACCAGGGGGTTCGGATCCTCCCCAGCCAAGATGGCGTTGCCCTGGACGAGGCCGCGGCGCGGCAACGGTTGGTCCGGGCGGTGGTCGAGGGCCGGGATGTGGTGGATCTTCCGCTTCGGGTGATCCGGCCGCGTCTGACCACGGAGGGAGCCGCGGCTTTGGGGATCCGGGAGGTGGTGGCGGAGTTCCGCACCCGGATCACCCCAGACCCGGATCGCACCCACAACATCCTCCTCACCGCGCGGCTGCTTCGGGGCCGCCTGCTGCGTACCGGAGAGGTCTTCTCCTTCAATGCGGTCGTAGGGCCCCGCACCCCGGCCCGGAGCTTCCGGCCCGCGCCGGTGATCCTCAACGACGAGTTCGTCCCCGGGGACGGTGGCGGCGTCTGCCAAGTATCCAGCACCCTCTTCAACGCGGCCCTCCTGGCAGGGCTCACCATCCTCAGCCGCACCAACCACAGCATTCCCGTGGGGTACCTCCCCATCGGCCGGGATGCCACCGTGGTCTACGGATCGGTGGACCTGGTCTTCCGGAACGACGACCCGCCGCTCCTACTTTGGGCGGAGGTGCGGAACGGGGAGCTGCGAGTTCGGTTTTACGGCCGCAGGCCCCCCGATCGGCAGGTCGAGATCCTCGTTACGGATGTGGTGCGCCTTCCCCCGCCCGAGGGATGGGTAGTGCGGGCGGATCCGGAGCTTCCGGAGGGCGTGGTGAAGGTCCTGCCGCCGAGACCTGGCTTCCGAGCCACCACCTGGCGCGTCGTGCGGGAAGGGGGCAGGGTGGTGCGGCGGGAGGTGGTGGCCCGCTCCTTCTACCGCCCCATCCCGGCTACGGTGAAGATGGGCGTCCGATCCCTCGCCCGGGCGCCGCGTTCACCTTGA
- the rlmB gene encoding 23S rRNA (guanosine(2251)-2'-O)-methyltransferase RlmB — MSAGKAAVQLEGRNPVLEALRAGKPLRKIQISRTARLSGSVARIVAEARSRGIPVQFVDPRHLDALSQTGTHQGVIAFAHVVPPMALEDLLDRACAQGQAFLVLLDSVQDPRNLGAILRTAEAAGAHGAVIPKHRSVGLTPAVAKASAGAVAYLPVAVVPNLPRAVEACKDWGISVVAAHLEGDPYDQVDLRPPIALVVGGEGTGVSRLVRERCDRLVCIPMYGRVSSLNASVAAGILLYEVVRSLRRAGALPQAPCRGENARG; from the coding sequence ATGTCGGCTGGCAAGGCGGCTGTACAGCTGGAAGGGCGGAATCCGGTTCTGGAGGCCCTGCGGGCGGGAAAGCCGCTCCGGAAGATCCAGATCTCCCGTACCGCCCGCCTCAGCGGGAGCGTGGCCCGTATCGTGGCGGAAGCCCGGTCCCGCGGGATCCCTGTGCAGTTCGTGGATCCCCGCCACCTGGACGCCCTCTCTCAGACAGGCACGCACCAGGGAGTCATAGCCTTCGCCCACGTCGTGCCCCCCATGGCGCTCGAGGACCTCTTGGACCGGGCGTGCGCGCAGGGCCAGGCCTTCCTCGTCCTCCTGGACTCCGTTCAGGATCCCCGCAACCTCGGGGCCATCCTCCGGACCGCGGAAGCTGCGGGCGCGCATGGTGCGGTGATCCCCAAGCACCGATCCGTGGGCCTAACCCCTGCGGTGGCAAAGGCCTCTGCGGGCGCGGTGGCATATCTCCCCGTGGCCGTGGTCCCCAATCTCCCGCGGGCGGTGGAGGCGTGTAAAGACTGGGGAATCTCCGTAGTGGCCGCCCACCTGGAAGGGGATCCCTACGACCAGGTGGATCTGCGTCCACCCATTGCCCTGGTGGTCGGAGGGGAGGGCACGGGCGTGAGCCGGCTCGTGCGGGAGCGGTGCGACCGGCTGGTGTGCATCCCCATGTATGGCAGGGTCTCCTCCTTGAACGCTTCGGTGGCTGCGGGCATCCTGCTCTACGAAGTGGTCCGGAGCCTGCGGCGTGCCGGGGCGCTCCCGCAGGCCCCCTGCCGGGGGGAAAACGCCAGAGGGTGA
- the cysS gene encoding cysteine--tRNA ligase produces the protein MALHVTNTMTRRKERFKPMDPPEVRMYVCGVNLYGPAHVGHALSYVFFDVVRRHLEWSGYRVRHVQNFTDVEDRIIARAREEGRTVGEIAEEYIVRFHREMDRLNVLRAHHYPRATQTIPRILEIIQGLLERGFAYVVDGDVYYRVRAFPEYGRLSGRRLEEMLAGARVAVDPRKEHPMDFALWTRAKPGEPSWSSPWGEGLPGWHIECSAMVLEHLGPQIDIHGGGEDVIFPHHENEIAQSEAYTGRRPFVRYWLHNALLRPGESEEKMTRHLGNVVTIEEALRRYTPDGLRLFFLSSHYRSPLTWKEQAVEAADRGALRLRNALEAVEVVLRRTRPSGRDSPAAVILRERADRAREAFRAALDDDFDTPRAIAELHALAAEINRLTDGLSKRLPEVGIPEDAADALSHARDVLQELASVLGLRLAGRVSLERLGEDLRRLLSEEEVLRDVDGEGGAEEVLERILEVRQRARERRDFAVADRIRQRLAEIGVVVEDFPGGSRWRLRDRAEE, from the coding sequence GTGGCCTTGCACGTGACCAACACCATGACCCGCCGCAAGGAGCGGTTTAAGCCGATGGACCCTCCGGAGGTGCGCATGTACGTCTGCGGGGTGAACCTCTACGGTCCCGCACACGTGGGACATGCCCTCAGCTACGTCTTCTTCGACGTAGTACGCCGGCACCTGGAGTGGTCTGGATACCGCGTGCGCCACGTCCAGAACTTCACGGATGTGGAGGATCGTATCATCGCCCGGGCCCGAGAGGAGGGACGGACCGTCGGGGAGATCGCGGAGGAGTACATCGTGCGGTTCCACCGGGAGATGGACCGGCTCAACGTGCTTCGGGCCCACCACTACCCCCGCGCCACCCAGACCATCCCGAGGATCCTGGAGATCATCCAGGGCCTGCTGGAGAGGGGCTTCGCGTATGTGGTGGACGGGGACGTGTACTACCGGGTCCGGGCCTTTCCGGAGTATGGCAGGCTCTCGGGCCGGCGGCTCGAGGAGATGCTGGCGGGTGCCCGGGTGGCGGTGGATCCCCGGAAGGAGCATCCCATGGACTTCGCCCTCTGGACCCGCGCGAAACCCGGGGAGCCCTCCTGGTCGAGCCCGTGGGGAGAGGGACTGCCCGGATGGCACATCGAGTGCTCCGCGATGGTGCTAGAGCACCTGGGGCCCCAGATCGACATCCACGGTGGCGGAGAGGACGTCATCTTCCCCCATCATGAGAACGAGATCGCCCAGAGCGAGGCCTATACGGGCCGCAGGCCCTTCGTGCGGTACTGGCTCCACAATGCCCTCCTGCGCCCGGGGGAGAGCGAGGAGAAGATGACCCGCCACCTGGGCAATGTGGTCACCATCGAGGAGGCCCTGCGGCGCTACACCCCGGACGGGCTGCGCCTGTTCTTCCTGAGCAGCCACTACCGCAGCCCCCTCACGTGGAAGGAGCAAGCGGTGGAAGCCGCGGACCGCGGGGCCCTGCGGCTGCGCAATGCGCTTGAGGCCGTGGAGGTCGTCCTGCGGCGTACGCGGCCGAGCGGTCGGGATTCCCCCGCGGCCGTGATCCTTCGGGAGCGGGCGGATCGGGCGCGGGAGGCTTTCCGCGCGGCCCTGGACGACGATTTCGATACCCCTCGGGCCATCGCGGAGCTCCATGCGCTCGCCGCGGAGATCAACCGACTCACGGACGGACTGAGCAAGCGGCTCCCGGAAGTGGGCATCCCCGAGGATGCCGCGGACGCCCTGTCGCACGCACGGGACGTGCTCCAGGAGCTTGCCTCCGTACTGGGCCTGCGGCTTGCAGGCCGGGTTTCCCTGGAACGGCTCGGGGAGGATCTGCGACGGCTCCTCTCGGAGGAGGAGGTCCTGCGGGACGTGGATGGGGAAGGGGGTGCGGAGGAGGTGCTGGAGCGTATCCTGGAGGTCCGGCAGCGGGCCAGGGAGCGGCGCGATTTCGCCGTGGCAGACCGGATCCGCCAGCGCCTCGCGGAGATCGGGGTGGTGGTGGAGGACTTCCCGGGCGGAAGCCGCTGGCGACTCCGGGATCGCGCGGAGGAGTGA
- the ispF gene encoding 2-C-methyl-D-erythritol 2,4-cyclodiphosphate synthase, producing MARGIRIGIGVDIHPLEAGRRLVLGGVEIPSERGLAGWSDGDVLVHAIMDAVLGALGLPDIGTHFPPGDERYRDARSLDLLQEVREWVEARDYRVAQVSTVIMAEAPRLRPYVARMRAHLAEALDLAVEDVGIQVTTAEGLGAVGQGEGIQAFAVVLLEPL from the coding sequence GTGGCACGAGGGATTCGGATAGGGATCGGGGTGGACATACATCCCCTGGAAGCCGGACGCCGGCTCGTGCTCGGAGGGGTGGAGATCCCCTCCGAGCGGGGGCTGGCGGGGTGGAGCGACGGGGACGTGCTCGTGCACGCCATCATGGACGCGGTCCTAGGAGCTTTGGGTCTTCCGGACATCGGCACCCACTTTCCCCCGGGAGACGAGCGGTACCGAGACGCCCGCAGCCTGGACCTGCTGCAGGAGGTTCGGGAGTGGGTGGAGGCGCGGGACTACCGGGTGGCCCAGGTCTCTACGGTGATCATGGCGGAGGCCCCCCGGCTCCGGCCGTACGTGGCCCGCATGCGTGCCCACCTAGCGGAGGCGCTCGACCTAGCGGTGGAGGACGTGGGAATTCAGGTCACCACCGCGGAGGGACTGGGGGCGGTGGGGCAGGGAGAAGGGATCCAGGCTTTCGCGGTGGTACTGCTGGAGCCACTCTGA
- the ispD gene encoding 2-C-methyl-D-erythritol 4-phosphate cytidylyltransferase codes for MRVGAIIAAAGRGNRLGMEEPKPLVMLAGLPLAVRAVLPFQRCPCVTEVVVVAPEGGLEAMRTWIQRCGLSKVHTVVAGGAQRQDSVHRGLEALRDTEVVLVHDGARPLVEEALIERVIWAAAEYGAAVPALPVHDTLKRVRGGLVEQTVDRTEIWTVQTPQGFRAELLRAAHARARQEGFYGTDDAVLVERLGYPVRVVPGSVRNLKITTREDLWVAEALLRWHEGFG; via the coding sequence GTGCGCGTGGGAGCCATCATCGCCGCCGCAGGTCGGGGGAACCGCCTGGGAATGGAGGAGCCGAAGCCCCTGGTGATGCTGGCAGGTCTTCCCCTCGCGGTCCGGGCCGTGCTTCCCTTCCAGCGCTGTCCATGTGTGACGGAGGTGGTGGTGGTAGCTCCGGAGGGAGGCTTGGAGGCCATGCGCACGTGGATCCAGCGGTGCGGCCTCTCCAAGGTACACACGGTGGTGGCGGGGGGCGCGCAACGCCAGGATTCCGTCCACCGGGGCCTGGAGGCGCTGCGGGACACCGAGGTGGTGCTGGTGCACGACGGGGCAAGGCCGCTTGTGGAGGAAGCGCTCATCGAGCGGGTGATCTGGGCCGCGGCGGAGTACGGGGCCGCGGTACCGGCTCTCCCCGTACACGACACCCTCAAACGCGTGCGGGGAGGGCTCGTGGAGCAGACCGTGGACCGCACGGAGATCTGGACCGTGCAGACGCCCCAGGGCTTTCGGGCAGAGCTCCTGCGGGCCGCCCACGCCCGGGCCCGGCAGGAAGGATTCTACGGGACGGACGACGCGGTGCTGGTGGAGCGCCTCGGGTATCCGGTCCGCGTGGTTCCGGGCAGCGTCCGAAACCTGAAGATCACCACGCGGGAGGACCTGTGGGTGGCGGAGGCGTTGCTTCGGTGGCACGAGGGATTCGGATAG
- a CDS encoding TRAM domain-containing protein: MARITRTGGALLGAAVGFQAVQALLPLVGAGWNGWHRFGVQLLGGVVGAAVGAAVAQPLWRRFVRAMTGVLAWLHRMPVRELTVGLVGLSAGLLLATPIGYLLSGIPVIGGYLRLAALLVLGYLGWHFAQLRREELITLWERSTRRRGTAKILDTSAIIDGRIADVVRAGFLEGPILVPRSVLRELQAIADSPDPLRRNRGRRGLEILGRLQAELQAVQVVEDEGPGEVDERLVRLAKAHRAGIVTTDFNLGRIAELQGVRVLNVNDLSNALRPVVLPGEELTVHLVREGREPGQGVGYLEDGTMIVVEGGKRWIGTTSEVVVTSVLQTSAGRMIFARPKQEEDLRRSTG, from the coding sequence GTGGCACGCATTACCCGGACCGGGGGAGCCCTGCTGGGGGCCGCGGTGGGCTTCCAGGCCGTGCAGGCCCTCCTCCCCCTGGTGGGAGCCGGTTGGAACGGCTGGCATCGGTTCGGCGTCCAGCTGCTGGGAGGGGTGGTGGGTGCCGCGGTGGGGGCCGCCGTGGCCCAGCCCCTGTGGCGGCGGTTCGTCCGGGCCATGACCGGGGTGCTCGCCTGGCTCCACCGCATGCCCGTGCGGGAGTTGACGGTGGGGTTGGTGGGCCTGAGTGCGGGGCTGCTGCTCGCCACCCCCATCGGGTATCTGCTCTCCGGAATCCCCGTGATTGGAGGATACCTGCGGTTGGCGGCCCTTCTGGTGCTCGGGTATCTCGGGTGGCACTTCGCGCAGCTGCGGCGGGAAGAGCTCATCACCCTGTGGGAGCGGTCCACGAGGCGCCGGGGGACCGCCAAGATCCTCGATACCAGCGCCATCATTGATGGCCGCATCGCGGACGTGGTGCGCGCGGGGTTCCTGGAGGGACCCATTCTCGTGCCTCGCTCCGTACTGCGGGAGCTGCAGGCCATCGCGGACTCCCCGGATCCCCTGCGCCGGAACCGGGGCCGGCGAGGTCTGGAGATCCTGGGGCGGCTCCAGGCGGAGCTGCAGGCGGTCCAGGTGGTGGAGGATGAGGGTCCGGGGGAGGTGGACGAGCGGCTTGTGCGACTCGCGAAGGCCCACCGGGCTGGAATCGTGACCACGGACTTCAACCTGGGCAGGATCGCGGAACTGCAGGGGGTGCGGGTGCTGAACGTGAACGATCTCAGCAACGCCCTGCGGCCCGTGGTGCTGCCCGGGGAGGAGCTCACGGTGCACCTGGTGCGGGAAGGAAGGGAACCGGGGCAGGGCGTGGGGTACCTGGAGGACGGAACCATGATCGTCGTGGAGGGGGGCAAGCGGTGGATCGGTACGACCTCCGAGGTGGTGGTCACCAGCGTGCTCCAGACCTCCGCGGGCCGCATGATCTTCGCCCGTCCCAAGCAGGAGGAGGACCTGCGGCGGAGTACGGGGTAG
- the radA gene encoding DNA repair protein RadA codes for MFAKESDVGVRYVCQACGFASGKWLGRCPGCEGWGTLVEEPDLPRRPWAARAAEPIALPDVRPLPETRLVTGIGELDRVLGGGIVPGSLVLVGGDPGIGKSTLALMMAQRLAVHGRTVLYVSGEESVQQTKMRADRIGADSRGILLLAETELETVLEVARRLRPALLVVDSIQTVYRRELGSAPGSVGQVRECAAALLQLAKTEGIAVLLIGHVTKEGTLAGPRVLEHTVDTVLYFEGERHQAYRILRAQKNRFGSTNEIGVFEMHPEGLREVPNPSTVFLGDRPPDAAGTAVVCVLEGTRPLLVEVQALVSSTVFGTPRRATSGLDHNRLLLLLAVLEKRAGFHLGGCDVYVNAAGGVRVEEPAVDLGVLLAVASSYRDRPLDPHTVFCGEVGLGGEIRGIPQLGRRLLEAAKLGFRRMVVPRAGSVTGGDPGIEVVTVGTVEEALGLL; via the coding sequence ATGTTCGCAAAGGAGTCGGATGTGGGAGTCCGGTACGTCTGCCAGGCCTGCGGGTTTGCCTCCGGGAAGTGGCTGGGCCGGTGCCCCGGGTGTGAGGGGTGGGGCACCCTGGTGGAGGAGCCGGACTTGCCGCGCCGCCCATGGGCGGCGCGCGCCGCGGAGCCCATCGCACTCCCGGACGTTCGGCCGCTCCCGGAGACCCGGCTCGTGACGGGGATCGGGGAGCTGGACCGGGTGCTAGGAGGCGGGATTGTGCCCGGCTCCTTGGTGTTGGTCGGGGGGGATCCCGGAATCGGGAAGAGCACCTTGGCGCTCATGATGGCGCAGCGGCTGGCCGTGCACGGTCGCACGGTGCTGTACGTCTCGGGCGAGGAATCCGTGCAGCAGACGAAGATGCGCGCGGACCGCATCGGAGCGGACTCGCGGGGGATCCTGCTGCTGGCGGAGACGGAGTTGGAAACGGTGCTGGAGGTAGCCCGCCGCCTCCGGCCCGCGCTCCTGGTGGTGGACAGCATCCAGACCGTCTACCGGCGGGAACTGGGAAGCGCTCCGGGGAGCGTGGGGCAGGTACGGGAGTGCGCCGCGGCCCTGTTGCAGCTCGCGAAGACGGAGGGAATTGCAGTACTGCTGATAGGGCACGTCACGAAGGAGGGAACCCTCGCGGGCCCCCGGGTGCTGGAGCACACGGTGGATACGGTGCTGTACTTCGAGGGCGAACGGCACCAGGCATACCGCATTCTGCGGGCACAGAAGAACCGGTTCGGCTCCACCAACGAGATCGGGGTCTTCGAGATGCACCCGGAGGGACTGCGGGAGGTCCCCAATCCCTCCACCGTCTTTCTCGGAGACCGACCGCCGGACGCGGCGGGAACCGCGGTGGTGTGCGTGCTGGAGGGAACCCGGCCGCTCCTCGTGGAGGTGCAAGCCCTCGTGAGTTCCACGGTGTTCGGCACTCCTCGCCGGGCGACCTCAGGGCTCGACCACAATCGACTGCTCCTGTTGTTGGCGGTGCTGGAGAAGCGAGCGGGGTTTCACCTCGGGGGGTGCGACGTGTACGTGAACGCCGCGGGCGGCGTCCGCGTGGAGGAACCCGCGGTGGACCTCGGAGTGCTGCTGGCCGTGGCCTCCTCCTACCGGGACCGACCTCTGGACCCGCACACCGTTTTCTGCGGCGAGGTGGGACTCGGCGGCGAGATCCGAGGAATTCCGCAGCTTGGCCGTCGCCTCCTGGAGGCGGCGAAGCTGGGGTTCCGGCGTATGGTGGTGCCCCGCGCGGGCTCCGTGACCGGGGGGGATCCCGGCATCGAGGTTGTGACCGTGGGGACCGTGGAGGAGGCCCTGGGACTCCTCTAG
- a CDS encoding aspartate kinase, with the protein MALIVQKYGGTSVATPERMRHVARRIVRTRRAGNQVVVVVSAPGDTTDELLARAHEMAERPAPRELDMLLAVGEQISVALLAMALHAEGEAATSLLGWQVRILTEPVHTRARILEVERGRLLDELSRGRIPVVAGFQGVTASGELTTLGRGGSDTTAVAIAAALGADVCEIYTDVSGVYTADPRLVPEACKLRYLTYDEMLEMASSGAVVLQTRAAEYAKLHRVRLHVRSTFEEEEGTLIGEEAMEPVRVVNAVTHDLNVCKITVQDLPDVPGVAHRLFSVLAEAHINVDMIVQTASRGGRADISFTVSRQDARTALEAAEQVARELGATRVEGEEGVAKVSVVGAGMVSNPGVAATMFGALAAEQINIQMISTSEIKISCVIDAASVPRAVRALHRAFNLEELP; encoded by the coding sequence GTGGCTCTCATCGTCCAGAAGTACGGCGGGACCTCCGTGGCGACTCCGGAACGCATGCGACACGTGGCACGCCGGATCGTCCGCACCCGGCGGGCAGGGAATCAGGTGGTGGTGGTGGTGTCCGCGCCGGGAGACACTACCGACGAGCTGCTGGCACGGGCCCACGAGATGGCGGAGCGCCCCGCGCCCCGGGAGCTCGATATGCTCCTGGCAGTGGGCGAGCAGATCTCCGTGGCGCTGCTGGCCATGGCCCTGCACGCGGAGGGGGAGGCGGCCACCTCGCTGCTGGGCTGGCAGGTGCGCATCCTCACGGAGCCCGTGCACACCCGGGCCCGGATCCTGGAGGTGGAGCGCGGACGGCTGCTGGACGAGCTGAGTCGGGGCCGTATCCCGGTGGTGGCGGGCTTCCAGGGCGTGACGGCTTCGGGGGAACTCACCACCCTGGGCCGAGGAGGGTCGGACACCACCGCGGTGGCCATCGCGGCGGCCTTGGGGGCCGATGTGTGCGAAATCTACACGGATGTATCCGGGGTCTACACCGCGGACCCACGTCTCGTGCCAGAGGCCTGCAAGCTGCGGTACTTGACCTACGACGAGATGCTGGAGATGGCCAGCAGCGGCGCGGTGGTGCTCCAGACCCGGGCCGCGGAGTACGCGAAGCTCCACCGGGTGCGGCTGCACGTGCGGAGCACCTTTGAGGAGGAAGAAGGGACCCTCATCGGGGAGGAAGCCATGGAACCCGTGCGGGTGGTGAATGCGGTCACCCATGACCTCAACGTGTGCAAGATCACAGTCCAGGACCTGCCGGATGTCCCCGGGGTAGCACACCGGCTCTTCAGCGTGCTGGCGGAGGCCCACATCAACGTAGACATGATCGTGCAGACCGCAAGCCGGGGGGGGCGGGCGGATATCTCCTTCACCGTGAGCCGCCAGGATGCCCGAACCGCCCTGGAAGCCGCGGAGCAGGTAGCCCGGGAACTGGGCGCCACGCGGGTGGAGGGGGAGGAGGGCGTGGCCAAGGTATCCGTGGTGGGAGCGGGAATGGTCAGCAACCCCGGGGTGGCGGCCACCATGTTCGGAGCGCTCGCGGCGGAGCAGATCAACATCCAGATGATCAGTACCTCCGAGATCAAGATCTCCTGCGTGATTGACGCCGCGAGCGTCCCCCGGGCCGTACGGGCCCTGCACCGGGCCTTCAACCTGGAGGAGCTCCCGTAG
- a CDS encoding homoserine dehydrogenase, giving the protein MNPVDHGSCGEPVQSPKMLRIGLLGLGNVGSAVVRNLQTAGADLARRAGMPLMLRRVAVAHLDRPRPVSIERDLLTDDAWSVVRDPEADVVVELIGGIEPACSYVLEALRLGKSVVTANKQLLANRGRELMEAAEASGVDLLFEGSVGGGIPIVRTIKESLAGDRVTEIVGILNGTTNYILTRMGEEGLSFAEALSEAQRLGFAESDPTEDIEGHDAAAKLAILASAAFNSRVVRSDVHCEGISTITQREVAYTRQLGYALKLIAHARDREGRIEAAVYPALLPSGHPLASVRYEFNGVWLRAEAAGELLLAGRGAGGDPTASAVLSDLVAVARNRRMRAHGRVPCTCFYDKPVVPRGEQVTSACLVLRVVDRPGVFARIAAVFGEEQVSLHSIVQQSRGEEADVLLRTHPAPERALRAVLARLHTMEVVRGSSPLLRVIG; this is encoded by the coding sequence ATGAACCCTGTGGATCACGGATCTTGCGGAGAACCGGTACAATCTCCCAAGATGCTGCGCATCGGGTTACTGGGTCTGGGGAATGTAGGAAGCGCCGTGGTCCGAAACCTGCAGACCGCGGGGGCGGACCTGGCGCGGCGGGCCGGCATGCCGCTCATGCTTCGCCGGGTGGCGGTGGCGCATCTGGACCGGCCGCGTCCGGTCTCCATCGAGCGGGATCTGCTGACGGATGATGCCTGGTCGGTGGTGCGGGACCCAGAGGCGGATGTGGTGGTGGAGCTCATCGGGGGAATCGAGCCCGCCTGTAGCTACGTGCTGGAGGCCCTGCGTTTGGGGAAATCCGTGGTCACCGCCAACAAGCAGCTCCTGGCGAACCGGGGTCGGGAGCTCATGGAGGCCGCGGAGGCGAGCGGGGTGGACCTCCTCTTCGAGGGCAGCGTGGGAGGGGGCATCCCCATCGTGCGCACCATCAAGGAATCCCTGGCGGGCGACCGTGTCACGGAGATCGTGGGCATCCTCAACGGCACCACGAACTACATCCTCACCCGCATGGGGGAGGAGGGATTGAGTTTCGCGGAAGCCCTCAGCGAAGCCCAGCGGTTGGGATTTGCGGAGAGCGACCCCACGGAGGATATCGAGGGACACGACGCCGCGGCAAAGCTCGCCATCCTGGCCTCCGCGGCCTTCAACAGCCGGGTGGTGCGCAGCGACGTGCACTGTGAAGGGATCTCCACCATTACCCAGCGGGAAGTGGCGTACACCCGACAGCTGGGCTACGCCCTGAAGCTCATCGCGCACGCCCGCGACCGCGAGGGGCGCATCGAGGCCGCCGTCTACCCTGCCCTCCTGCCCTCCGGACATCCCCTGGCTTCCGTGCGGTACGAGTTCAACGGGGTGTGGCTGCGGGCGGAGGCGGCGGGAGAGCTGTTGTTGGCAGGTCGAGGGGCTGGTGGAGACCCCACGGCGTCCGCGGTGCTCTCGGACCTCGTAGCCGTGGCCCGGAACCGGCGGATGAGGGCCCACGGCCGCGTGCCATGCACCTGCTTCTACGACAAGCCCGTGGTCCCGAGGGGGGAGCAGGTTACCAGCGCGTGCCTGGTGCTGCGGGTGGTGGATCGGCCCGGGGTGTTCGCCCGCATCGCGGCCGTCTTCGGCGAGGAGCAGGTGAGCCTGCACTCCATCGTACAGCAGAGCCGCGGGGAGGAGGCAGACGTGCTGCTGCGAACGCACCCCGCCCCGGAGCGGGCCCTGCGGGCGGTGCTGGCGCGTCTGCACACCATGGAGGTGGTCCGGGGCAGCAGCCCCCTACTTCGGGTCATCGGGTGA